In Portunus trituberculatus isolate SZX2019 chromosome 45, ASM1759143v1, whole genome shotgun sequence, the DNA window ggtgcagaatccttgttaaactatcactggagtCATGAAAACATCCCTGAAAACCCCAAATAACCCACTAGAGGCTGTTGAAAGTAGTCGAGTGATAATGACGCTGAAACGTTTGTGAATAGAGTTCTGGGAGGAAACTTATGAGAAGGCTAAGCTACCGGTTTCATTGACCCTACGAACTAAAGAACGTCGGTGATTTGCAATGGGTGCGTGTGGTGAAGAACAGCGGAGAAGGCTTTTCCAATGCGCCTTCACATGACCCGCTGGTGTGGTACAGCACGTGGGGCGTCTGTTGTCAAATGAGCCTCTCCTCCATACGGGTCGGTCTCTATTCGTCAGTGTTTCAAGAAGTCACAGAACAGATGCTAGGAAACTGtgctgaacttttttttttttttttttttacattttttttgcgGATTACAGACTGAAACGAGTCAACAATGGTGTTTGCAGTGTTTGCGTTTGGAGTGAGTGCGTGACTCCCTGTACAGCGTGCCTTGCCTTGAGTGCgtgactgcctgcctgacttactgactgaaatAACAAGAGCCACGCAAATTTAACACGAAAaatgtttgactgactgactgactgactgaattatAAACGCTAGTAAAGTGAATAGGGAAAATATGGATTGATTGACCGAAATACAATCTCCatgcaaataaaacaagaaaacttacTGACTGATGGACTTACTGCCCTAAACAAAGATGAAAGTAGAAATTGAAGTTACAAAGAACATAAGTAGCAGATAATGCAATgagaaataatagtgataatagctAGGTGCCTACTGCATAACAATAACCCTCTTAACACACAGAAAACGGAAGGTAGAAACTGTAAttattgaaaagataaacactAACATATTCATAAGGTGCGTGAAGATAAAATTTTGAGATAAACTTTTGGctttgagtaaaaaaaataaatgattcgGTTTTCAAATAAAGGATTAAGTCTTTCAATTATtccgtttgttttctttttttgttgtttttctttagtcGTTGTCTTTTGGTCGTCTTCCTTGTGTTGCCGGAGTCGTGAATCTTGGCACGACTCCTAATCTTGTGTTACCAAATGGATTAGAAAAGTAGAAGCTCCCTCCCCATCAACCCTCCCTGCTTTATCTATTAGTTAATCGTTATGTTTTGCATGGCtatggtacgtgtgtgtgtgtgtgtgtgtgtgtgtgtgtgtgtgtgtgtgtgtgtgtgtgtgtgtgtgtgtgtgtgtgtgtgtgtgtgtgtgtgtgtgtgtgtgatctcccagtcctttcccttcctcttcctcgtgtcATGGGTCACAGTTACTACTTACCTTTACATCACCTGATTTGCACTAATTAGTAAGGTTCCTAGGCTAATATTAAACACCGTGAGATCATTCCTACGTTCCGCTAAGAATGAGGATAACAGTAACGCTCTACCGGATTGTGAACTGATAAACTGATAATAGTGAATGCTGCCCTGGCCTTCCTGATCCGTGTCATTGATAAAGGATTGTGTTCCAGTGTttgccttttgttttgttttgtttctccatttttctacgAACAAAGGATAAGGTTTTTCTTTTGGTGGACACTTtataatagaagagaaaagaatttgTTGTTGAGAACACTTGAATGTGATacgagttatatatatatatatatatatatatatatatatatatatatatatatatatatatatatatatatatatatatatatatatatatacttatttaaCAATGTatataacttttcttcttttttttcattttgaacTATATATTAAATCAGAATATTGCGTTTTTTTACAGTTCACTTTTTAACAGAGcgagattattttttttgtagatgtttttgaacaatagattttttttctttctttaacactGAAAAACAGATATAAAAACTAGTATTTTCGGGACGTCTGAACAATAAATTTGAGTTTTATTCGAAAAACTTCTGGAAGAGTTGAACCGAAGCGTCAGTTTATGAGTTtgttgagtgtggtgtggtggaaggAGTGACAGCAAGGGTCGTGAAGCTCAACAGTCAGTCCCAGCAGTGTGCAATGTGGCGGTCACCCGTGTGTGGCTTGGAGGCCCGACGCGCCGCAAGCCTCCGCTACAGAGACAATACTTCTCCGGGACTCATCgcctcagaaaaaaaaggatactcTTAACAATAACGCGGGAAACAGCCACTGTGTGGGGTTATGTTGCTTTGTACAGTGTGAACATTTGGTTTTTGTACACTCGCTCCTCGGGGCAGCCAGCGAGCCGACTTAACTAGGGTCCGTACACCTACATAACAGCCTCTAGTATTACTGTAGTTCGTCTTGCGATTCACAGGCGTCAGTGCCGCGGCGCACGCGCGCAAGTCCTCCTGGAGAGTCGCGACACGTGGCGGCGAGGCAGCAGTGGGCGGGGGCGTTGGCGCCGCTCCATGGTTGCCACCGCCGCGCCACGCCGCCTTCACTGAGACTTACTTGTGCGTTTCAGGGAGTAACAGCGGTTCCCGGGGCgtcggggagggagggtgttaGTGTTAGGCTATTGCTGTGCTGGCGAGAGGCGTGGGTGGCGGGACGCCCACGGCCGCGCCTCACAATATCGTACACTTGGAGTGTTCAATCGCTTCGTGCAAGTCATGCAAGTTGTGTGGGCGTGCGTGGGGATGTGCCTGGGCCTCCTCCACCGCCAGCAGCAGCTCTCTGAAGGCGGCCACCACGTGCCAGTTACACTTAGCGGACACCTCCACGTAGGCGGCCTTCCACTGCTTCCTCACCACGGCGGGCACCTCGCGCATCTCCCGCAGCAGCTCCCGCTTCTCCCGCGGCTCAGAGGCCTCCAGCAGATCCCGCTTGTTGCCCagcaccaccacgcccacctcACGCATGTCCCGGGACTCGTACACCTGCGGGGGGCACCTGGCGTTACCaccactcactgactcaccattcagtccttcacacacacctgctcactAACAGACAATGGAGAAAGTAATTAAGACTCATGAGTAACTGTATCCTAAGATAGCAGAAAACACGCATCATGGAGACCATCCAGATTCCATACTCACCTGCGAAATACCTCACTCACGGAAACCAAACCTGCGCGCTCCTCAGATAGAATGGCAGGTGCACGGACACACCTTTATACACCTGCGCGGGGCATTACCTGATCCCTGAGCGCCTTGATGTGTGCGAAGGACTCGTAACAGGTGAGATCGAAGACAAACACGTAGGCCATGGCTGAGCGGAGGCCGTAGAAGCGGTAGTCGGCCCACTCAGAGAAGGAGTTTTGCGGGAACGCTGACCAAGGAAAATAGAGGATGGGacacgttaggttaggtgaggttagtgtgtgtgtgtgtgtgtgtgtgtgtgtgtgtgtgtgtgtgtgtgtgtgtgtgtggttggaataaaaaaaaagtgggtgtACTATGTgttgttagctctctctctctctctctctctctctctctctctctctctctctctctctctctctctctctctctctctctctctctctcaaccctcataccaccaccaccaccacctcctcctcctcctcctcctcctcctcctgctcctccttctcaccacGTATGGGCGGGATGTCAGCGATGCACAGCTGGTAGACTCTCTCGTTCACCAGCACGTTAGCCCAGCTGTTGACGCGGCCTGTGGTGGGCTGGTGAGACTCCGGAAACTCGTTATGCACAAATTGCTGTAAAGGAGAATAGGAATGCGTGAGAAAATATGGCTTTGATAACGAGCATTGTAAGTAAGTGTGATGTTAACCCTTTGATATTCCGTACgtgtttccttatttgtttatcactcatatatttgttttacttGTTCTGTGATCTTTAAACTGGGTAGAAATTGT includes these proteins:
- the LOC123519446 gene encoding ras-like protein family member 10B — translated: MLGAAGVGKTSIIKQFVHNEFPESHQPTTGRVNSWANVLVNERVYQLCIADIPPIRAFPQNSFSEWADYRFYGLRSAMAYVFVFDLTCYESFAHIKALRDQVYESRDMREVGVVVLGNKRDLLEASEPREKRELLREMREVPAVVRKQWKAAYVEVSAKCNWHVVAAFRELLLAVEEAQAHPHARPHNLHDLHEAIEHSKCTIL